From Calditrichota bacterium:
AGCCTGAGCGAGCCGCTTCGAGCGTCGCCGCGATCTCGGCCGGGTGATGAGCGAAGTCGTCGATCACCATCACGCCACCCTTCTCGCCTACGAACTCGAACCGCCTCCGTACGCCCTGAAAGCCGGCTAAAGCACTCTTTATATCATCGAATCCGACCCCGGCTTCAAGCCCGATGGCTATCGCTGCGAGGGCGTTCAGGACATTATGCCGGCCCGGGAGGCTCAGTTCGACGCGGCCCAGCGGACGACCGTGAGCCGTCAGGTCGAAATGCGACTTCCAGCCGCCCCGTTCGAGGTTCTCGGCCCGGACATCGGCTTGCGGTGAAAAGCCATAGGTAACCAGTGGCCGGTTGATCCTCCCGGCTATCCGGATGACCGATGGCTCGTCGATGCAAATCGCCGCCCGTCCGTAGAAGGGCACGGCATTGGAGAATTGAAGAAACGCGTTCTCAAGTTCCTCGAAACTGCCGTAGCATTCGAGGTGGTCGCGGTCGATATTGGTTATCACGACGTATGTTGGCGTCAGGCGCAGAAAAGACCGGTCAAACTCGTCGGCTTCGACGATAAGAATCTCGCTTGAGCCTTGCACCACGCCGGCGTTCGATCGCTTGAGCCTTCCGCCTATAATGACCAGAGGATCGAGCCCCCCCGCCGAGATCACTTCGCCCGTCAGCGAAGTCACGGTCGTCTTGCCGTGCGTTCCCGAAATCGCAATGCCGGTCTTCATACGCATCAGTTCGCCCAGCATCTCGGCACGGGCGATGACAGGTATCTTTCGCTGCCGGGCAGCGACCAACTCATCGTTGTCAGACTGAACCGCCGATGAATAGACGACTGCATCGGCGTCGGCGACGTGCCGGGCGCTGTGGCCGATCTGGATCTCCGCACCCAGTTCACGCAACCGCAGCGTCGTCTCGCTTTCGACGAGATCGCTGCCGGTTACCCGGAAGTCGTTTGCCAAAAGAACCTCGGCGATGCCCGACATCCCGGATCCGCCTATGCCGGTGAAGTGAATCCGTCCGAATCGGCGCCGCATCGGGCCTAACATCCACTCACCTGCAAGATTTCGTCGATGATCCTTGCAGCCGCATCGGGCCGGGCAAGTCTTCCCATCGCAGCGCTCATGGTCTCAAGCCTCGAAGTTGTTCCCGGTTCGCCGCCGGTAATGGACTCCAAAGCCCCAATGAATGATTCCCGGCTCAACTCCGTGTCTTTAATAGTCACCGCACCGCCGGCGTCTACAACGGCTCGTGCATTTGCCTCCTGATGACCTTCGGCTGCAAATGGATAGGGCACGAGGATTGCCGGCCGCCCGGTCGCAGCGAGATCGGCGAGGGTCATTGCCCCGCAGCGCGAGAGCACCAGATCGGCAGCCCGGTAGGCAAGCGCCATCCGCTGCGGTTCGAAGAATGGGGCGATGACCAGCCGTCCCTGCTGTTCTGTTCGGGATGACTGCTCACCATCCCGGTGCGATCCGGTCTGCCATATGACGCTCCAGTTTTGTGCAAACAAGTCATCCATAATGCTATAAATCAACCGGTTGATCGACCTTGCTCCAGCGCTGCCACCGGTTACGAGGAGTGTTCTCCTTCCGGTATCGAGCCCAAATGCCTTTCGGGCTTCCTCGCGACTCACCCCGGCGTCTTGCATAAGCGAAGGGTTGCCGCTCAGGACGATCCGGGCGGGAGGGGACTGGATCCTTTTTAGAGCATCCTCATAGCCGACGAAGACCCGAGCCGCGCCAGGCGCTTGAAGCCGCGTAACCAACCCCGGATAAGCATTCGACTCATGGACAAATAGCGGCTTCTTAAGGAGTCGTGCTGCCTGACCGGCGGGCCAGGCCGACCAACCGCCGGTCGAGATGACGAATCTCGCTCGATGTCGCAAGATGGCTCGCGACGCCTGAGCCGCCGAGACAGTCATCTGCAGTGGAAGCAAGCCGTTGCGAAGATCGAAGGTGCGTCTTAGACTGCCGATCCAGACTGATTGAAATGCAATGCCTTCGCTCCTGGCGATCCGCTCCTCGATCCTGCCTTTCGCTCCGATATAGAGAAAGTCCGCTTCCGGACGACGATGACTCAGTTCCCTCGCCAGTGCCATAAGGGGCAGGGCATGCCCGCCGGTTCCGCCGCCGGCAAGGACGACGGGCAGACGCCTGGATCGGTCAGGTCCGACCACTACGACTCAGTTGCCACAGGACTCCTACCGACCAGAGCGATACGATAAGCGATGTCCCACCCGCACTGATAAAAGGCAGCGGAAGTCCGGTCACCGGAAGGATTCCGACGGTGACTCCCATATGCACCAGTGCGAACATCATGAGTGAGAATATCAACCCTCCACCAAGGAGAAATCCAAACCGGCTCACTTCGCCACGCAGGATGTTTGAGGCGCGATATAGCAAGACCATAAACGCGAACAACACCGCTGTGGTGCCGAGCAAGCCGACCTCCTCCCCGATGATGCTGAAGATAAAGTCCGTATGCGGCTCGGGCAGAAAAAGCATCTTCTGGCGGCTCTCGCCGAAACCGGCACCGAAAATCCCGCCTCGACCGAATCCGAGAATGGACTGAAAACTCTGATAGTTGTCTTCGCTTAGCGCCCGCCCCGGAAAGAGATAGGTGATCAACCGGTCGCGTTGATAAGCCGTCCGGAGCACAAAAGCCAGCCCCGCAATTCCGGCGATCCCGGTTCCGATCAGGAAAGTCCGCCACGGCATACCGGCAAGCAAAAGCACCACTCCCGTCGCAGCGACCATCATCGCAGCGGCTGAAAAGTCGCGCTGGAAGTAGGTAACGGCGGCCATCGCACCTATGGGAACCATCGCGGCGAGGTAAAGCGCAGTCGAGGAGTGCCCCGGCTTGTCATCCTTTGCGAGGATGTGAGCCACAAAGATGATCACCGCGCAGCGCGCCGCTTCGGAAGTCTGAAAGGTGAAGCCTGCCAAACGCAGCCAGCGTCGCGTTCCATGCACCACCGGGCCGAAAAGTGCCTGCAGGATCATTACCCCTATCAGCGTCAACAGGATCACCCGGGCCCACCGGCGGTAGAAGCCGATGTCGATTTTCATTCCAGCGTAGAGGAACCCAAAGCCGACCATCATCAGGACGATCTGCCGCAGCGCGAAATACCAATCGACGGCATGTTTGTCGATAGCCAGAAAGAAACTGGCGCTGTAGATCATCACCAGGCCGAAGCAGGTGAGCGCGATCGCGGTCAGGAGCAGCATCTCGTCGCCTTGCGCGAAAAACTCCCGGAGCGGCGTCGGGCCATTGCGGCTTCGGCCCCGATAGAGGCGGACCGTGCCTCGCGATTCAGACCTATCGGTGAATAGACTCACTACGTTCTGGTTCATGCCTGATATTAGGGTAATGGTAACCGGTGTTGTGCCGAAATGTGGACAAACGGGACTCATAGTTCGACAACCAGCCTCCGGAAGACCTCACCTCGCTCCTCAAAGTCGCGAAACATATCGAAACTGGCGCAAAAGGGTGCCAATAGCACTGTATCACCTTCACTTGCCAACTTACCGGCAATGCTGACCGCTTCGTCAAGCGACCCGGCACGTATGACCGGCACAAGGTCCCCCCAATCGCTCATTATTTCGGAAGCAGCCTCACCGATCAGGATCAACTGCCGGACTTTTGCCTTGATCAAGTCGCGCGCCACGCGAAAGCCACCGCCCTTGGAGCGACCGCCGGCAATCAGGATCACCGGAGAAGGAGTCGCGCGCAGTGCGGTCATTCCGGCGTCGAGGTTGGTCGCTTTGGAGTCGTTTATCCAGACAACGCCTTCGCGTTCCCGAATTACCTCGAGTCTATGCGGGAGGCCACGGAACTCCCGAAACCCCGCTTCAACCGCTCCCCATTCGACACCGCAAGCCATTGCCATTAACCCAGCCACCAGCGCATTGGCAATATTGTGATCGCCCGGCAAAGGCAGACTCGAGCGTGGGAAACGGTGGTGTATGCCTGGTTCAGGCGCAAAGTTGAGTTGCCTCCCGTCGAACCAGGCTCCGGGTGCCTTTGCATCCGAAGGCAAGTTCATCCAATATGGAAGCCGTCGGGCACGGCAGTTCACAATCAATTCGGTCACCACGGGGTCGTCACCCGGATAGACGACGGCATCGTCCGGGCTCTGGTTGATTGTGATTCGCGCCTTGGCAGCGCCGTAACCCGCCATCGTCCCATGCCGGGCAAGGTGATCGGGCGTCAGATTTAAGATTGCAGCCGACTTCGGCCTCATCGTCAAAGTGGTCTCGAGTTGATAACTGGAGACTTCGAGCGCTATTAATGAATTCTCTGTCGTCGCATCGACGATCTCAATGAATGGCCGGCCGAGGTTTCCGCAGGCGAATGCGGGTTGTCCGGTCGCTTCGAAGATCCGCCCCACGAGTGCGGTCGACGTGCTCTTGCCGTTCGATCCAGTGATGGCTGCAAGCGTTCCCCGGCTGTTGCACCAGGCCAGTTCGATCTCGCTGATGATCCGGACACCTGCTTCTCGACGGACAACCACAGCCGGGTGAAAGAGCGCCACCCCGGGGCTGACCACGACCAAATCGGCAAACTCTGCAAGAGCTATTTGATGCCCGCCGAAGGAAAGCCTCACCCCCGCCTTTTGCCACTCGAGCACCTTTTTTCCGAAGCGCTCCTCCGGAAGGTCATCGCTCGCAACCACATCATGTCCATGCCGTATCAACCACTCGACTGTTGCGATGCCGCTACGCCCCATGCCAATCACATGCACACGGGACATTGCCTAACGCACCTTGAACGAAGTTATCGTAAGAAAAAGCAATAAGATGCCGATGATCCAAAAGCGCACCACCACCTGCTGTTCGGGCCAGCCGGCAAGTTCGAAATGGTGATGAATCGGCGCCATCTTGAAGAACCGGACGCCGGTTCCGGTGCGCTTGCGGGTGTATTTGAAGTAGTATCGTTGAACGATCACCGAGAGCACTTCAGCCACAAGAACTCCACCTAACATAATTAAAAACAATTCTTTCTTAATTAGTATCGCGACCGTCGCAAGCCCGGCACCCAACGCCAAAGCCCCGGTATCGCCCATAAAGACCTGAGCCGGTTTGGCGTTCCACCAGAGAAAGCCGAGCGCAGCACCGATCATTGCCGCGCAATAGACCGCGATCTCGCCCGATCCCGGCAAATAGATGATATTCAGATAATTACTGAAGACCGCATGGCCCGACACATAAGCCAGCACAGCAAAGCCCACCGATATAATCCCCACGAGTCCAATCGCGAGGCCGTCAAGACCGTCGGAGATATTAACCGCGTTGGAAGTTCCAGTAATGACGAGGGTTACGACAATGATGTAGATGATCCCTATGCCGAAAAAAGCCAGGTCAAGATGGCTATTCTTCAGGAATGGCAGCGTCGTTTCCGTCGCATTCTGAGCGAATT
This genomic window contains:
- a CDS encoding cell division protein FtsW: MSPVCPHFGTTPVTITLISGMNQNVVSLFTDRSESRGTVRLYRGRSRNGPTPLREFFAQGDEMLLLTAIALTCFGLVMIYSASFFLAIDKHAVDWYFALRQIVLMMVGFGFLYAGMKIDIGFYRRWARVILLTLIGVMILQALFGPVVHGTRRWLRLAGFTFQTSEAARCAVIIFVAHILAKDDKPGHSSTALYLAAMVPIGAMAAVTYFQRDFSAAAMMVAATGVVLLLAGMPWRTFLIGTGIAGIAGLAFVLRTAYQRDRLITYLFPGRALSEDNYQSFQSILGFGRGGIFGAGFGESRQKMLFLPEPHTDFIFSIIGEEVGLLGTTAVLFAFMVLLYRASNILRGEVSRFGFLLGGGLIFSLMMFALVHMGVTVGILPVTGLPLPFISAGGTSLIVSLWSVGVLWQLSRSGRT
- a CDS encoding UDP-N-acetylmuramate--L-alanine ligase, encoding MRRRFGRIHFTGIGGSGMSGIAEVLLANDFRVTGSDLVESETTLRLRELGAEIQIGHSARHVADADAVVYSSAVQSDNDELVAARQRKIPVIARAEMLGELMRMKTGIAISGTHGKTTVTSLTGEVISAGGLDPLVIIGGRLKRSNAGVVQGSSEILIVEADEFDRSFLRLTPTYVVITNIDRDHLECYGSFEELENAFLQFSNAVPFYGRAAICIDEPSVIRIAGRINRPLVTYGFSPQADVRAENLERGGWKSHFDLTAHGRPLGRVELSLPGRHNVLNALAAIAIGLEAGVGFDDIKSALAGFQGVRRRFEFVGEKGGVMVIDDFAHHPAEIAATLEAARSGWGRRIVAIFQPHLYSRTKALATEFGQALLGAETAIVLPIYGSREAPEPGVGSQLIVEAARTMGHKRAILLDDRNQTAEAVKSALEPGDMVIILGAGDVYRLAPEILAALPG
- a CDS encoding phospho-N-acetylmuramoyl-pentapeptide-transferase, which encodes MLYHLLLPLQELVSGFNLFRYITFRAGAAAVTALLISFIVGPMIIRRLKRTGAVEEIRTDGPVTHLEKAGTPTMGGLIILTALLGGTLLFARLDHWQVWLLVLATAWMGLVGFLDDYLKSRNRKIGLVPRYKMLGQVSLGILIGSLIYFLPDQLSPQFAQNATETTLPFLKNSHLDLAFFGIGIIYIIVVTLVITGTSNAVNISDGLDGLAIGLVGIISVGFAVLAYVSGHAVFSNYLNIIYLPGSGEIAVYCAAMIGAALGFLWWNAKPAQVFMGDTGALALGAGLATVAILIKKELFLIMLGGVLVAEVLSVIVQRYYFKYTRKRTGTGVRFFKMAPIHHHFELAGWPEQQVVVRFWIIGILLLFLTITSFKVR
- the murD gene encoding UDP-N-acetylmuramoyl-L-alanine--D-glutamate ligase; this encodes MSRVHVIGMGRSGIATVEWLIRHGHDVVASDDLPEERFGKKVLEWQKAGVRLSFGGHQIALAEFADLVVVSPGVALFHPAVVVRREAGVRIISEIELAWCNSRGTLAAITGSNGKSTSTALVGRIFEATGQPAFACGNLGRPFIEIVDATTENSLIALEVSSYQLETTLTMRPKSAAILNLTPDHLARHGTMAGYGAAKARITINQSPDDAVVYPGDDPVVTELIVNCRARRLPYWMNLPSDAKAPGAWFDGRQLNFAPEPGIHHRFPRSSLPLPGDHNIANALVAGLMAMACGVEWGAVEAGFREFRGLPHRLEVIREREGVVWINDSKATNLDAGMTALRATPSPVILIAGGRSKGGGFRVARDLIKAKVRQLILIGEAASEIMSDWGDLVPVIRAGSLDEAVSIAGKLASEGDTVLLAPFCASFDMFRDFEERGEVFRRLVVEL
- the murG gene encoding undecaprenyldiphospho-muramoylpentapeptide beta-N-acetylglucosaminyltransferase codes for the protein MVGPDRSRRLPVVLAGGGTGGHALPLMALARELSHRRPEADFLYIGAKGRIEERIARSEGIAFQSVWIGSLRRTFDLRNGLLPLQMTVSAAQASRAILRHRARFVISTGGWSAWPAGQAARLLKKPLFVHESNAYPGLVTRLQAPGAARVFVGYEDALKRIQSPPARIVLSGNPSLMQDAGVSREEARKAFGLDTGRRTLLVTGGSAGARSINRLIYSIMDDLFAQNWSVIWQTGSHRDGEQSSRTEQQGRLVIAPFFEPQRMALAYRAADLVLSRCGAMTLADLAATGRPAILVPYPFAAEGHQEANARAVVDAGGAVTIKDTELSRESFIGALESITGGEPGTTSRLETMSAAMGRLARPDAAARIIDEILQVSGC